The following DNA comes from Spirochaetaceae bacterium.
GCTGCCTTTATGGAAAGCCCCGCCCTCTTTAATGGCTACCATTACCGGCGGGGCTTTACGCGCCGCCCGCTCGTCATCGGCTTGCTCGGCAAGTGGTTCGGTGTAAATATAAAAACCCATTTGCTCGATGTTACTTAAAAAAATCTCTTTATCACCAAAATAATCGCTGCTGACCCAGCTGCCGGCGGCCACAAAACCGTTGTTTACCGCCTGCAAGCAACTTTGTAATACCGCCAGCTTTAACCTTTCTAACCCTTCTTCGGTTTGGGCAATTTTATGGTTGGTTTGTTTTAAAGCATTAAAATAATTAACAGATAAATTTAGTTTAAACCAAGTTATATTATAAATACTATCAAAGTAACCATTTTCGCCGCTGGCATAAACCACACTTAAGCCGGCAATATTTACATAACAATCGCAGCCGGCCGCCTGTATTTGGGCAAAAAGGCGGCCGGTTACCAAGTTGTCGGCCGTTAAAGCTACCAGCTCTTTAAGGTGCATTGTAGCGGTGCTGCGGCTAACGCTAAAGTTGGTAGACAACGCTAGGCCGGCATAAGCCGCCGCAAAAGTAAGGGCGTTGTTAAAGCTGCCGCTATAAAATAAGGCACGGCTGCGTTTAAAACCTTTGGCGCGCAGCAACATAGCCTCGCCATAAATTACCTCGCTGGGATTGCTCATATCAATATCGAGGCTAATCTCTTTATAGCAAGGCACAAATAACAGATGGTCGCCGCCCTCAATGTACACGGCTAAATCTTCCAGCTGGCGGCCGCTAAGCTCGCGCATAGTTAAAATACCTACGGTATATACCTCTTTTTCTAGCCTTTGCACCGCCGCCAAAGGGCTTTCGCCCTCTTTAAAAGAGGCTACCACTAAGTAACCGCCGGCTGAACGCAGGCTTTGCCGCTGAGCAAAAATGGTGTTAATTAACCTAAGCGTGCTGCTGTTGCCGTTAAAATATTCTTTAGCTTCGCCGGCATTTCTTACAATAATGTGGCCGCTGTCCGCCCCAATCATTTTTTCATCTGTAAGCAAAAGCAAGCTATTTAAATTAAAGCTGCTAAGCCCTGTGGGCTTACTACTTACCGCTACATTAATAATATTGTCTAAATTTAACATAGTTCTCCTTAAAATTATTTATTATTGGTTATTCCTGAGTAACCAACGGGCTATCTGCCCCGTGCCAAACGGCTACCTTATCTGCTACCTGCCGGCGGATTACTAAACTAAGGCTAACCCGCTTAGCTTTAAGTCCGGCTTCATCTGCAAAAATAAGATTACCATAGTTAAGCGAAGCCTTGTGTTTAGCCAAAAAATCGCGGCTATATTGGGCATAAAGTAAATCGCACAACTTAACGGCGGCAGTTTTAACTTGCTCGGCGGCGCTCGCGCTTACCAATACCGTTAGCTGATAAGTGGTGTATTCTTCGGCTAAATATTGATTACTTTGATGGCAAAACCGTCGCCCGCTATGTAAGTGCTTTTGGCTAACGGCCTCTACAATAAAAGTTGGCCGCTCGCCTTTGTGCTCGGGGTAATCGCTATAAGCTAACCTTACTTCACCAGCAGCGCAGTTTAACCCTTGCTTAATTAATTTAGCCAGTAATAAGGCTGCATCGCTTACTTCTTCCATCTTTTTCCCTCCTTTTAAACTAAAAGCTACCCTAACTAAACGGCTAACAAAGTAAAAATGACATAACCTTCGCCGGCGTAATCTTTACTGCCGATAACGCTATAGCGCCTATCGTTTATTTTTACCCTATCACCCAGTTTTAAAGGGCTGGGAGCAGCCACGTAAAGTTTCTTCCAGCTTTTATCACTTACCCCTGCGGCCTCTACTAAGGCTAACTCTTTATTATTTAAAGGTAAGGCAATGGCCTTTACTTTGCCGTATTTAACTACTTCGTAGCTGCTAAAGTTATCATCGAGCCCCTTAGTAACACTGGTATAACTAAAGCACTGCTGCCAAGCTAGCGGTAGCTTCATTGATTATTCTCCTTGTTGCATTAAAAATTTAGCGGCCCGGCTGCTTAACATAGCCGTATAACGCTGGCCATAAATGGTAGCAGCCAGCAGCTGCGATAGCGCCCCACCGCCCTGCTGAAGCGCCGGCTGGTAACTAACGCTAAGCTCGCCTACCGTTTGGCTTTTAACTATGTTTACCCGCTCTTTTTCTTTTATAAGCGTTGCACAGTGAGCCATTAGCAATAAAAAAGCTTCTTCTTTTAAGTTAGCTTCCTCCCACACACTGCTGTTAAAAACAGCTTTGGCCTCGTTATAACTTTGCTTAAGCAAAACTTTATCGTTTAAAGTAATACCCAGCTCAGCGCCATAATTGTTAATAAATTTGTGGCTAAGCTTCTTCATTTAGCAGCTCCAAGCTACTAAAGGCCTCTAGCAAAGCCTCTGCTTGCCCGTCTGGAAAGATTCTTACCTCACCTTCTTTAAATTCTTCAATTTCATCGTTAATACGTAAGAAAAGTGATTTACCGTTGTTTTTTAATTGCATGTTTATATCTCCTTATCAAAATAAAGCAGTTCTTGGGGCCTGCTTATAATTACCCCTGTAAAAGCGCCGTAGGCGACATCTTCGTACTCAAAATTATTAAGGCTGGTAGGCGTTGTCGTGGTAAAATCGTGCGTAATATTAAGCTGTAGCACATCTTCGTGGTTAGCATAAAGCACATACCTGTTTATTTTACCGGCCGCCGTTTTAATATCATCAAGATACGGCAACGGCTCGATGATAAATTGGCTGTTACGCGTAATATGGCTAAAGGCTTTTTTCATTAACTCCAGCTTATTAGGCACCTTATTGGTTTCGCTAGGCATAGCTAGAGCCACCCAATCGCTCATCGGCAGTAAAAAAGTATTGGGCCAAGTGCCGTCTTCGGTTTGTTCACGGTAGCCGGTTAAGGCTTCGTAACAAAAGTGACTAAGCTCACTTAAGCTCATTTGGGCTAGGCCTTGTTGCAGGGCTTTAGCTTTGGCCGCTACTTTTTTATTATTAACTAAGCCGCCGGCCCCTTCGTGATTAGTAAGACCGGTAAAAGCTACTTTTTGCAGCCCTAAATCCCACATTTTTTTACGGGCTTTATAACGTGCCTCGACAATATCGTAGCTATGATGCTTAAGCATTCGCTCCATCTCAAACAAGGTGTACCGGCTTTTAGCGGCCCATAAAAAAACCTTTGCTACTTCTTTACCGGTAGCCAACTGGGCTTCGTATAGGTTATTAGCGCCGGCCGACGTAACGGCTTCTTCAAAGTTATTGGCCGGCCCTACATTTTTTACCACCACCAGCTCGTCCGGCAAACTATTTTCGCTAATAATTACCGGAACAAACCGAGCAAAAGGTATTTCGTAAAACCTTTGCTCCAGCACCTTGCGCCTTACATAACTTAAGGCGCTAAGTTCGCTGCCATCATCGTTAAATTTAATTAAACTCACTCATTCCTCCTTTTTAACTGAAAATTGAAAAGTGTAAACTGAAAGGTAAGAGACAAAATTTTTCACTTTTCAACTTTTACTTTTCACTTACCCATAGCGTTTTAAGCCCAGC
Coding sequences within:
- a CDS encoding DUF3383 domain-containing protein, coding for MLNLDNIINVAVSSKPTGLSSFNLNSLLLLTDEKMIGADSGHIIVRNAGEAKEYFNGNSSTLRLINTIFAQRQSLRSAGGYLVVASFKEGESPLAAVQRLEKEVYTVGILTMRELSGRQLEDLAVYIEGGDHLLFVPCYKEISLDIDMSNPSEVIYGEAMLLRAKGFKRSRALFYSGSFNNALTFAAAYAGLALSTNFSVSRSTATMHLKELVALTADNLVTGRLFAQIQAAGCDCYVNIAGLSVVYASGENGYFDSIYNITWFKLNLSVNYFNALKQTNHKIAQTEEGLERLKLAVLQSCLQAVNNGFVAAGSWVSSDYFGDKEIFLSNIEQMGFYIYTEPLAEQADDERAARKAPPVMVAIKEGGAFHKGS
- a CDS encoding DUF4054 domain-containing protein, producing MKKLSHKFINNYGAELGITLNDKVLLKQSYNEAKAVFNSSVWEEANLKEEAFLLLMAHCATLIKEKERVNIVKSQTVGELSVSYQPALQQGGGALSQLLAATIYGQRYTAMLSSRAAKFLMQQGE
- a CDS encoding DUF2184 domain-containing protein, coding for MSLIKFNDDGSELSALSYVRRKVLEQRFYEIPFARFVPVIISENSLPDELVVVKNVGPANNFEEAVTSAGANNLYEAQLATGKEVAKVFLWAAKSRYTLFEMERMLKHHSYDIVEARYKARKKMWDLGLQKVAFTGLTNHEGAGGLVNNKKVAAKAKALQQGLAQMSLSELSHFCYEALTGYREQTEDGTWPNTFLLPMSDWVALAMPSETNKVPNKLELMKKAFSHITRNSQFIIEPLPYLDDIKTAAGKINRYVLYANHEDVLQLNITHDFTTTTPTSLNNFEYEDVAYGAFTGVIISRPQELLYFDKEI